In one window of Chryseobacterium sp. JV274 DNA:
- a CDS encoding heparan-alpha-glucosaminide N-acetyltransferase domain-containing protein has product MEQQNKRILTLDLIKGISVIGMIIIHTLLVYANVKSQYETAIGSFIVFLGRGTSIFLICMGITFMTSTHQSLKSALKRGVLLVFAGLFMNFMKFMIPVIFNFAPDNFIQKYGWHAPIGQQYVYLVQLGDILQLAGMSLLFVGFIREYVKNKYIILAIGLFVALISREVSGINLDYPVINYVLDLLFNTDYPAYVYFPVFPWMAFIIIGMFFGKWFQELNYNIKLVFRNMLYVGLLFIAIGAPLVFLYGDYNYNGFYHMGPGGVIYFAGWTLLFLWLINTITANVKENGFMRVLKYCSRNLTSMYMIQWILISWGKGIFGYRQHEIGYVSVLIVLYIILTFSVQTLVDIVRKKKTLINFRPVSSNKAALK; this is encoded by the coding sequence ATGGAACAACAAAACAAAAGAATCCTCACTCTGGATTTAATAAAAGGTATAAGTGTTATCGGAATGATCATTATACATACCTTACTGGTATACGCCAATGTAAAATCACAATATGAAACAGCAATTGGCAGTTTTATTGTTTTTCTCGGAAGAGGAACTTCCATTTTCCTGATCTGTATGGGAATTACCTTTATGACTTCCACTCATCAAAGTCTTAAAAGTGCATTAAAACGGGGTGTTTTACTGGTGTTTGCAGGTCTCTTTATGAATTTTATGAAATTTATGATCCCTGTTATTTTTAATTTTGCTCCCGATAATTTTATCCAGAAATACGGATGGCATGCTCCTATAGGGCAGCAGTATGTATATCTGGTACAGCTGGGTGATATTTTACAGCTGGCAGGGATGTCTTTACTGTTCGTTGGGTTTATCAGAGAGTATGTGAAAAATAAATATATTATTCTGGCGATAGGCTTATTCGTTGCACTGATATCCAGAGAAGTGAGCGGAATTAATCTTGACTATCCTGTGATCAATTATGTTCTGGATCTTCTTTTCAATACAGATTATCCGGCATATGTCTATTTTCCTGTTTTCCCATGGATGGCTTTTATTATCATCGGAATGTTTTTCGGTAAATGGTTTCAGGAACTGAACTACAACATCAAACTGGTATTTAGAAATATGCTGTATGTAGGACTGTTGTTTATTGCCATAGGTGCACCGTTGGTTTTTCTGTATGGTGATTATAATTACAACGGATTTTATCATATGGGGCCTGGCGGGGTTATTTATTTTGCAGGCTGGACCTTACTGTTTTTATGGCTGATCAATACAATAACTGCAAACGTTAAGGAAAATGGCTTTATGCGTGTTCTGAAGTACTGCAGCAGAAATTTAACCTCAATGTACATGATCCAATGGATACTGATCTCCTGGGGAAAAGGAATTTTTGGGTATAGACAACATGAAATTGGGTATGTGTCGGTGCTGATTGTACTGTATATCATTCTCACTTTTTCAGTACAGACTCTGGTGGATATTGTGAGAAAGAAAAAAACTTTAATTAATTTCAGACCTGTATCATCAAACAAAGCCGCCTTGAAATAA
- a CDS encoding nucleoid-associated protein, whose translation MFSKIIVHRVGNKINGDSLTLSQEELKLEEGMAEMLEDYFLGSFKSEETFHFYSDTYLVNNPVYSAVSEIFEDKSKFIWESENIAKHLFDAAENPRVQSGELFIVLFEDESDRPDKVDKIGIFKTEKRESFLKINPSEETFDIEKDQGIGLSKIDKAALIYNNDKETGYVLSVVDNNKNGDMYYWFEDFLKVKQRDDEYFHTQEALMVYKDYITKQLPQEFEVSKADQADFLNKSINFFKEKEEFKLDDFASEVLGDEHVIESFVNFKTDYEQEMQVNIAEEFPISEAAVKKTQRHFKSIIKLDKNFHIYIHGDRQKIETGEDDKGKYYRLYFEKEV comes from the coding sequence ATGTTTTCAAAAATAATAGTACACAGAGTAGGAAATAAGATCAATGGAGATTCCCTGACGCTTTCCCAGGAAGAATTGAAGCTGGAAGAAGGAATGGCAGAAATGCTTGAAGATTACTTTTTAGGTTCCTTTAAATCAGAAGAAACTTTTCATTTTTACAGTGACACCTACCTGGTGAATAATCCGGTTTACAGTGCCGTATCTGAAATTTTTGAGGATAAATCCAAGTTCATCTGGGAGTCGGAGAATATTGCAAAACACCTTTTTGATGCTGCCGAAAACCCAAGAGTTCAGAGTGGAGAACTTTTTATCGTACTTTTTGAAGATGAAAGTGACCGTCCTGATAAAGTAGACAAGATCGGGATCTTCAAAACAGAGAAGAGAGAATCTTTCCTGAAAATCAACCCTTCAGAAGAAACTTTTGATATTGAAAAAGATCAGGGAATTGGTTTATCTAAAATTGATAAAGCCGCTTTGATCTACAACAATGATAAAGAAACCGGATATGTACTTTCTGTAGTTGACAACAACAAAAACGGAGATATGTACTATTGGTTCGAAGATTTCCTGAAGGTAAAACAGCGTGATGATGAATATTTTCACACGCAGGAGGCTTTGATGGTCTATAAAGATTATATCACAAAACAGCTGCCTCAGGAATTTGAAGTTTCCAAAGCAGACCAGGCGGACTTCCTTAATAAGTCTATCAATTTCTTCAAAGAAAAAGAAGAATTTAAGTTAGATGATTTTGCCAGTGAAGTATTGGGAGATGAACACGTGATTGAAAGTTTTGTCAACTTTAAAACAGATTACGAACAGGAAATGCAGGTGAACATTGCTGAAGAATTCCCGATCAGTGAAGCTGCGGTAAAAAAGACTCAGAGACATTTTAAAAGTATCATTAAACTGGATAAAAATTTCCACATCTACATCCACGGAGACAGACAGAAAATTGAAACCGGAGAAGATGATAAAGGAAAATACTACAGACTTTATTTCGAAAAAGAGGTGTAA
- a CDS encoding cupin domain-containing protein yields the protein MNTNIHDYIVKTEQKEWQPLIEKGIHYEGIFVKSLKFDPEKNRSTSILLKFEPGASYPYHNHPAGEELFIMEGDAAIAGAQLEKGDYLYTPPNFKHSVKSEHGCTILFVIPEEVEIL from the coding sequence ATGAACACCAACATTCACGATTACATCGTAAAAACAGAACAAAAAGAATGGCAGCCTTTAATTGAAAAAGGGATTCATTATGAAGGTATTTTTGTAAAATCTTTAAAATTTGATCCGGAGAAAAACCGCTCTACCAGCATTCTTTTAAAATTTGAACCGGGAGCCAGCTATCCTTATCACAATCATCCTGCCGGAGAAGAACTGTTTATCATGGAAGGTGACGCTGCTATTGCAGGTGCCCAGCTTGAAAAAGGAGATTATTTGTACACTCCGCCGAATTTTAAACATTCCGTGAAGTCGGAGCATGGGTGTACTATTCTTTTTGTGATCCCTGAAGAAGTAGAGATTCTTTAA
- a CDS encoding DoxX family membrane protein, which produces MKTQQDTAVFLLRIALASGFLSAVASRLNLWGAQSSGWKKFVGYTAETNSFLPQSWASIIAILSTAAELSIGILLLIGYKIKGTARCASILTLFFAVAMSISFGIKEPLDYSVFAFSAGAFLLSTFSRYQWSLDQFLQQ; this is translated from the coding sequence ATGAAAACTCAACAGGACACTGCCGTTTTTTTGTTAAGGATAGCTCTGGCATCCGGATTTTTATCTGCTGTAGCAAGCAGGCTGAATCTTTGGGGAGCTCAATCTTCAGGATGGAAAAAATTTGTCGGCTATACTGCTGAAACGAATTCATTCTTACCGCAGTCATGGGCTTCCATAATTGCCATATTATCTACAGCTGCTGAATTATCAATCGGTATTCTGCTTCTTATAGGGTATAAGATAAAAGGCACAGCACGGTGCGCCTCTATTCTTACTTTATTTTTTGCGGTTGCGATGAGTATTTCTTTTGGCATTAAAGAGCCTTTGGATTATTCTGTCTTTGCATTCAGTGCCGGAGCATTTCTTCTGAGTACTTTCTCCCGCTATCAATGGAGTCTAGACCAATTTCTACAACAATAA
- a CDS encoding AraC family transcriptional regulator yields MIEIKKYSNQSGHPEPRRVIKYTLFWCDHGSAEILIDENIFILKTGQTITITSGQFHQLKSVEGELTALEFTLDFFSKSDSDIELIFHNGLFCHFGMNEIITVLHPEFFSETLNTIEKEILEQPYQYLISTHSLVELLLVEINRSKIANGDEIWKPDALFLKFLESVRTHFKNNYQVSHFADILGTTEAKLNEVSKLHTSKTAQNVIYSLIISEAKRLLLYEKLTVKEIAYLLGFNDPFYFSNFFKKHTSRSPKDYQKAVKEI; encoded by the coding sequence ATGATTGAAATAAAAAAATATTCTAATCAGTCAGGACATCCTGAGCCAAGACGGGTCATCAAATACACATTATTCTGGTGTGATCATGGAAGTGCTGAAATCCTGATTGACGAAAATATTTTCATCCTGAAAACCGGCCAAACCATAACCATTACTTCAGGGCAGTTTCATCAATTAAAATCGGTGGAAGGAGAACTTACGGCATTAGAATTTACCCTGGACTTCTTCTCTAAAAGTGACAGTGATATTGAACTTATTTTTCACAATGGGCTTTTTTGTCATTTTGGAATGAATGAAATAATTACTGTACTTCATCCCGAATTTTTCTCTGAAACACTAAACACCATTGAAAAGGAAATTCTGGAGCAGCCTTATCAGTATCTCATTTCGACACATTCCCTGGTAGAATTGCTGTTGGTAGAAATCAACCGCAGCAAAATTGCCAACGGTGATGAAATATGGAAACCGGACGCTTTATTCTTAAAGTTCCTGGAAAGTGTCAGGACTCATTTTAAAAATAATTACCAGGTTTCTCATTTTGCTGATATCCTTGGAACCACTGAAGCCAAGCTGAATGAGGTTTCAAAACTCCATACAAGCAAAACCGCCCAGAATGTCATCTACAGCCTTATTATTTCTGAAGCGAAGAGACTTTTACTCTATGAAAAACTAACAGTGAAAGAAATTGCATACCTTCTTGGTTTCAACGATCCTTTCTACTTTTCAAATTTCTTTAAAAAACATACATCCCGTTCTCCAAAAGATTATCAGAAAGCAGTAAAGGAAATTTAA
- a CDS encoding DUF4876 domain-containing protein codes for MKRLILLLVIPVLALVGCNRDDDFGGNNEIKPVPFTVNIKYDASKYPSVADKGVANVTVILKNTATEDQIIGKTDANGELKLDAVLPGSYSIQAELQLKQSEYEQQIGEETSYEIVHFGGFDEKVTINANTSSKLIRITSGNLGDLVIKQYYYAGSDNKLGANFRDQFIEVHNNSDQTIYADGLYLVFLEGNVNSNVTTYTLSNGQYDWSKTAGGGAAANTDYVYSNILIKIPGNGSQYPILPGKSIIVAQTAINHKMPFDDINGTGIPIQEPDKTVDLSHADFETYMGDYNISIGKKPFAWDIQNIMVPDMQVAYWSIASNDLILNVNSMLGLGILRATDAEVASWQKVAAPKAPTGTLFLQIPKNYIIDGIDITDKEQKVPKDFPADIDASRTFIVNSLGQAEGTFTGFSVIRKTKEIVNGRMVLQDTNNSANDFVTIKANPRGYAQ; via the coding sequence ATGAAACGATTAATACTATTGTTAGTAATTCCCGTTCTTGCCCTTGTTGGATGCAACAGAGATGATGACTTTGGAGGAAATAACGAGATTAAGCCTGTTCCGTTTACTGTAAATATTAAATATGATGCTTCCAAATACCCTTCCGTAGCAGACAAAGGAGTAGCGAATGTAACTGTTATCCTGAAAAATACAGCCACAGAAGATCAGATTATCGGAAAAACAGATGCCAACGGAGAACTGAAATTAGATGCCGTTCTGCCGGGAAGTTACAGTATTCAGGCTGAATTACAGCTGAAGCAGAGTGAATATGAACAGCAAATAGGAGAGGAAACAAGCTATGAAATTGTTCACTTCGGAGGTTTTGATGAAAAAGTAACCATCAATGCCAATACTTCTTCAAAACTGATCAGAATCACCAGTGGAAACCTTGGAGATCTTGTAATCAAACAATATTATTATGCAGGTTCGGATAATAAATTAGGAGCCAATTTCAGAGATCAGTTTATTGAGGTTCACAACAACTCGGATCAGACTATTTATGCTGACGGATTATACCTGGTATTTCTGGAAGGAAATGTGAACAGTAATGTGACCACCTATACTTTATCCAATGGGCAGTATGACTGGAGCAAAACTGCCGGGGGAGGTGCTGCAGCCAATACGGATTATGTTTATTCTAATATACTTATCAAAATACCGGGCAACGGTAGCCAGTACCCAATTTTGCCTGGGAAAAGTATTATTGTAGCTCAAACGGCCATTAATCATAAGATGCCTTTTGATGATATTAACGGTACAGGAATACCAATACAGGAGCCTGACAAAACTGTTGATCTGAGCCATGCCGACTTTGAAACTTATATGGGAGATTATAATATAAGTATTGGTAAAAAGCCCTTCGCATGGGATATCCAGAATATTATGGTGCCGGATATGCAGGTTGCTTACTGGAGTATTGCCTCTAATGATTTAATCCTGAATGTAAATTCTATGCTGGGATTAGGAATTCTGAGAGCAACGGATGCAGAAGTGGCAAGCTGGCAAAAAGTTGCAGCTCCTAAAGCTCCTACCGGAACCCTGTTTTTACAAATTCCTAAAAACTATATCATAGACGGAATAGATATTACGGATAAAGAGCAGAAAGTACCTAAAGATTTCCCTGCAGATATAGATGCTTCAAGAACTTTCATTGTCAACTCTCTGGGGCAGGCTGAAGGTACTTTTACAGGATTTTCTGTAATCCGTAAAACGAAGGAAATTGTCAATGGACGTATGGTATTGCAGGATACAAATAATTCTGCCAATGATTTTGTAACGATTAAAGCAAACCCTAGAGGATATGCACAATAA
- a CDS encoding GLPGLI family protein, with product MHYHKKLIQIFILFYSVLSYAQSYRQDTLHGEFTYQLKAKFDSRTDYKHEEQFLLQIGNNRAFFASNISLKCDSVMTASGTATKNADGSITLGWKKGTVIPKTGLSFTIIQSNENIQYFRLVGMSLLTYKEPIIKNWKLINESKVINTINCKKAEVTFKGRNWIAWYSPEIPLPYGPYKFSGLPGLIVKITDDKGDFDFELVKSIPASKLKGKLVTIKKNRYTEAIETTQQKLKQALRNAEANSAAVLASYGTTIIKGQEMVRQREKEREENKKYENPIELEKDQ from the coding sequence ATGCATTACCATAAAAAACTAATACAAATATTCATTTTATTTTATAGTGTTTTATCTTATGCACAATCATACAGACAGGATACTCTTCATGGTGAATTTACTTACCAATTAAAAGCTAAATTCGATTCACGAACTGATTATAAACATGAGGAACAATTTTTATTACAGATAGGGAATAACCGTGCATTTTTCGCAAGTAATATATCACTTAAGTGTGATTCTGTAATGACGGCTTCAGGAACAGCAACAAAGAATGCTGATGGTAGTATCACTCTTGGTTGGAAAAAAGGAACAGTGATTCCAAAAACAGGTTTATCTTTTACCATAATTCAATCTAATGAAAATATACAATATTTTAGATTAGTTGGAATGTCTTTACTTACTTATAAAGAACCAATAATAAAGAATTGGAAACTTATTAATGAGTCTAAAGTGATCAATACAATTAATTGCAAAAAAGCAGAAGTTACCTTTAAAGGAAGAAACTGGATAGCATGGTATTCTCCTGAAATTCCATTGCCTTATGGTCCATATAAATTTAGTGGATTACCAGGATTAATTGTCAAAATAACAGATGATAAAGGAGATTTTGATTTTGAACTGGTAAAATCTATACCTGCATCTAAATTAAAAGGAAAGTTAGTTACCATCAAGAAAAACAGATATACTGAAGCTATAGAAACAACACAACAAAAATTAAAACAAGCATTAAGAAATGCAGAAGCAAATTCTGCTGCTGTACTTGCAAGTTATGGAACGACAATAATAAAAGGTCAGGAAATGGTAAGACAGAGAGAAAAAGAACGAGAAGAAAATAAAAAATATGAAAACCCAATAGAATTAGAAAAAGATCAGTAA
- a CDS encoding cytochrome-c peroxidase produces the protein MKDRYIAFLAVAGIVCLLSYTSNDPTGYTVEELRTLYSSGDQSKWPAPHLFDEAKDGFQDIGPLSKMKFPEDNPYSEDKMELGKMLFFDPRLSKSGQISCANCHNPEIGWSDGSRVSFGHDRQTGTRNAPTLVNIGYAKTFFWDGRSATLEEQVKAPIENPVEMNLHMSMATKNIKKIKDYKPFFIKAFGNGEVTEEKIAKAVATFERSLISPPSKFDKFVSGKKDALTDSEINGLHLFRTKANCINCHNTPYFSDQKFHNLGLTYYGRKYEDLGRYIVTKKNEDVGKFKTPTLREVSENKPYMHNGLFPELANIVMMYNAGMGRETPKEDQINDPKFPHKSGMVEKLNLTDDEVFDIVAFLKTLNSYKYKMRPPELPKS, from the coding sequence ATGAAAGACAGATATATCGCTTTTTTGGCCGTTGCCGGAATAGTATGTTTATTAAGTTATACCTCAAATGATCCTACAGGATATACTGTAGAAGAGCTTCGTACTTTATACAGCAGCGGGGATCAGAGCAAATGGCCGGCTCCTCACTTATTTGATGAAGCAAAAGACGGGTTTCAGGATATCGGACCTTTGTCTAAGATGAAATTTCCTGAAGATAATCCCTATTCCGAAGATAAAATGGAATTGGGAAAAATGTTATTCTTTGATCCGAGATTGTCCAAAAGCGGACAGATTTCCTGCGCCAACTGCCATAATCCTGAAATAGGATGGTCAGACGGGAGCAGAGTTTCCTTTGGTCATGACAGACAGACGGGAACAAGAAATGCACCTACTTTAGTGAATATCGGATATGCCAAAACATTCTTCTGGGATGGCCGTTCAGCAACGTTGGAAGAGCAGGTGAAAGCTCCTATCGAAAATCCGGTGGAAATGAATCTTCACATGTCAATGGCCACAAAAAATATCAAGAAGATTAAAGATTATAAGCCTTTCTTTATAAAAGCTTTCGGAAATGGAGAAGTGACAGAAGAGAAAATTGCAAAAGCCGTTGCAACGTTTGAGCGTTCTCTGATCAGTCCGCCATCAAAGTTTGATAAATTCGTTTCCGGGAAAAAAGATGCGTTAACGGACTCTGAAATCAATGGGCTTCATTTATTCCGAACCAAAGCGAATTGTATCAACTGCCACAACACTCCTTATTTTTCTGACCAGAAGTTTCATAACCTCGGACTCACCTATTACGGAAGGAAATACGAAGACTTGGGAAGATATATCGTTACTAAAAAAAATGAAGATGTAGGGAAATTCAAAACCCCTACACTGAGAGAGGTTTCTGAGAACAAACCTTACATGCACAACGGGCTTTTCCCTGAGCTGGCTAACATTGTCATGATGTACAACGCAGGAATGGGAAGAGAAACTCCAAAAGAAGATCAGATCAATGACCCGAAATTTCCCCATAAATCAGGAATGGTGGAAAAATTGAATCTTACGGACGACGAAGTTTTTGATATCGTAGCATTTTTAAAAACGTTAAATAGTTACAAATACAAAATGCGTCCCCCTGAATTGCCTAAATCATAA
- a CDS encoding bacteriocin-like protein → MKKLKKMTRENLKSVKGGQVWYAETSCGVQATTTQDWTAEQANAWVEALEANYCKSASHYGPSNNLA, encoded by the coding sequence ATGAAAAAATTAAAAAAAATGACTCGTGAAAACCTTAAATCTGTAAAAGGAGGTCAAGTTTGGTATGCTGAAACTTCTTGCGGTGTACAAGCTACAACTACTCAAGATTGGACAGCAGAGCAAGCAAATGCGTGGGTTGAAGCTCTTGAAGCAAATTATTGTAAGTCGGCTTCTCACTATGGTCCTAGTAATAATCTAGCCTAA
- a CDS encoding DUF6850 family outer membrane beta-barrel protein, giving the protein MHNNRNKTIKVFQYSMLGLVALGSQFFHAQTTHLDSINISSVEKDIRINDPYISFFQPLDFSRTTFQYSSVKQNFKRVQTAGETGSFTFKSEGVYKLNDKIALSGRLKADKTTEEDVPYILSDERTTNSSFIYNPSYYWVPRSARWQKQSYFISGQFAYNPVKPVILQLGGEGLYAKSYRQNADPRPKVDDYKYKAFAKLGLKWKQHAIFGKLSYVNHYKGNDIMFVNMKGNVPANDSIYIRYNEGYGNQYIGNTEYKTSEYKMGGYIWGGEYAFNNGSTHFSAGYDYKNLIERFYRVFEYQDAVFNWHKDYTKYSGLKTDLHSFYLNFLGNYNGKKWASMVTYQDQLDTNYNYPLEYRSYRLEQKNLFWQNSVIWFNHKNEAFKILFDAAYGKNHVKDASVVMDRKLSFFNYRLGAEKEFALKPSHKIMVGLSQNLYIPLEKEFNYQPYQSTKENIFATKIAQPDFAYDATPKIGLNFNASYIFDQNKIRYELYGSFSQTWLMNSTYKNQVDYNGRANHVALVGLNVYY; this is encoded by the coding sequence ATGCACAATAATAGAAATAAGACGATTAAAGTCTTTCAATACAGTATGTTGGGATTGGTTGCTTTAGGCAGCCAGTTCTTCCATGCTCAGACTACTCATTTAGATAGTATTAACATCAGTTCGGTAGAAAAGGATATCAGAATAAATGATCCGTATATTTCATTTTTCCAGCCTTTGGATTTTTCACGGACAACCTTTCAGTATTCTTCTGTAAAACAAAATTTTAAAAGAGTACAGACAGCAGGAGAAACAGGAAGTTTTACTTTTAAGTCTGAAGGAGTTTATAAGCTGAATGATAAAATTGCATTATCAGGAAGACTTAAAGCAGACAAAACAACTGAAGAAGATGTTCCCTATATTCTAAGCGATGAGAGAACTACAAATTCTTCTTTTATTTATAACCCTTCATATTATTGGGTTCCCCGTTCGGCAAGATGGCAGAAACAAAGCTATTTTATCAGCGGACAGTTTGCCTATAATCCAGTAAAACCTGTAATCCTGCAGTTGGGAGGAGAAGGGTTGTATGCCAAATCTTACCGTCAGAATGCAGATCCAAGACCGAAGGTAGATGATTACAAATACAAAGCCTTTGCAAAATTGGGTTTAAAGTGGAAACAGCATGCCATTTTCGGGAAACTGAGCTACGTAAATCATTACAAGGGAAATGATATCATGTTTGTGAATATGAAAGGAAATGTACCTGCCAATGACAGCATTTATATCCGTTATAATGAAGGTTATGGTAATCAGTACATCGGGAATACCGAGTATAAAACTTCTGAATATAAAATGGGAGGCTATATCTGGGGTGGAGAATATGCTTTTAATAATGGAAGTACCCATTTCTCTGCCGGATATGATTATAAAAATCTGATTGAACGCTTTTACAGGGTCTTCGAATATCAGGACGCAGTCTTTAACTGGCATAAAGACTATACAAAATATTCCGGACTAAAAACAGATCTGCATAGTTTCTATCTTAATTTTTTAGGGAACTATAATGGTAAAAAATGGGCTTCCATGGTGACCTATCAGGATCAGCTGGATACCAATTATAATTATCCTCTGGAATATAGATCGTACCGCCTGGAGCAGAAGAATCTTTTCTGGCAGAATAGTGTGATTTGGTTTAACCATAAAAATGAAGCATTTAAGATTCTTTTTGATGCAGCATATGGGAAAAATCATGTGAAAGATGCATCGGTAGTAATGGACAGAAAACTTTCTTTTTTCAATTACCGTCTGGGTGCAGAAAAAGAATTTGCTTTAAAACCTTCACATAAAATAATGGTTGGTCTTTCGCAAAACCTGTATATTCCATTGGAAAAAGAATTCAATTATCAGCCTTATCAGAGCACAAAAGAGAATATCTTTGCAACGAAAATTGCTCAGCCGGATTTTGCTTATGACGCAACTCCAAAAATTGGTCTTAATTTTAACGCAAGTTATATCTTTGATCAAAACAAAATCAGATATGAGCTGTACGGAAGTTTTTCTCAGACCTGGCTGATGAACAGTACGTATAAAAATCAAGTGGACTACAATGGCAGAGCTAATCATGTTGCCTTGGTAGGGTTGAATGTTTATTATTAA
- a CDS encoding cyclase family protein yields MKTTIVDLTKPIQYNAGDPWFMRVKIKHKAHRKSHWLIRLALRLPSRLFPKNWTGWADDTIKNMGLHATTHIDAPWHYGPVVEGKPAKTIDQIPLEWCYGDGIVIDCTHKEDFVAITVDDLKKDLDKNGIMIQEGNIVLIRTDRDKMMGTSDFVEKGTGMSKEATEWLIDQGVKVMGIDQWGWDLPLRYMAKKAKELNDPEFFWEGHRVGIEKEYLHIEQLTNLSALPPSGFKICVFPLKIVGGSAAPARVVAIMNEQK; encoded by the coding sequence ATGAAAACGACAATTGTTGATCTGACAAAACCCATTCAATATAATGCAGGAGACCCATGGTTCATGAGGGTGAAAATCAAACATAAAGCACACAGAAAATCACATTGGCTGATTCGTCTGGCGTTAAGACTGCCCTCAAGACTTTTTCCTAAAAACTGGACGGGCTGGGCAGATGACACGATTAAAAATATGGGACTTCATGCCACCACTCATATTGATGCTCCATGGCATTATGGTCCAGTAGTAGAAGGTAAACCGGCAAAAACCATAGATCAGATTCCTCTGGAATGGTGTTATGGGGATGGAATTGTGATTGACTGTACTCATAAAGAAGATTTTGTGGCTATCACCGTAGATGATCTCAAAAAAGACCTTGACAAAAATGGAATCATGATACAGGAAGGAAATATTGTACTGATCAGAACTGACCGAGATAAGATGATGGGAACTTCAGATTTTGTAGAAAAAGGTACAGGAATGAGCAAAGAAGCTACAGAGTGGCTGATTGACCAGGGCGTAAAAGTAATGGGAATTGATCAATGGGGCTGGGATCTTCCTTTAAGATATATGGCTAAAAAAGCCAAAGAACTCAATGATCCTGAATTCTTTTGGGAAGGACACCGTGTAGGAATTGAAAAAGAATATTTACACATCGAGCAGCTTACGAATCTCAGTGCATTACCTCCGTCCGGATTTAAAATCTGTGTATTTCCATTAAAGATTGTAGGCGGTTCTGCAGCTCCGGCAAGGGTTGTGGCCATAATGAATGAGCAGAAGTAA
- a CDS encoding thioredoxin family protein, which produces MKYSKIIIVVTLFLFQLGAAQEKADIVLNTAFKEAKADNKNVLLVFHASWCKWCKMMEKNMNLPEAKPIFDKRFVTAYVDVQERGEKKSLENPGGQELMNKYKGENAGLPFWLVLNPKGEVLADSFDDKAQNLGSPATPEEVSAFIAKLGKSSKLSKEESQTIEKVFVTK; this is translated from the coding sequence ATGAAATACTCTAAAATTATTATCGTTGTTACACTGTTTTTATTTCAGTTAGGAGCAGCACAGGAAAAAGCAGATATAGTATTAAATACAGCTTTCAAAGAAGCTAAAGCAGACAATAAAAATGTTTTACTGGTATTCCATGCTTCATGGTGCAAATGGTGCAAGATGATGGAAAAAAACATGAATCTTCCTGAAGCCAAACCTATTTTTGATAAAAGATTCGTCACTGCTTATGTGGATGTTCAGGAAAGAGGCGAAAAGAAAAGTCTTGAAAACCCTGGCGGGCAGGAATTGATGAATAAATATAAAGGTGAAAATGCCGGACTTCCTTTCTGGCTGGTTCTGAACCCAAAAGGAGAAGTATTGGCAGATTCTTTTGATGATAAAGCGCAAAATCTGGGATCACCGGCAACCCCGGAAGAAGTAAGTGCTTTTATTGCTAAACTGGGGAAATCCTCAAAACTGAGTAAAGAAGAATCGCAGACCATTGAGAAAGTGTTTGTGACGAAATAA